Proteins from a single region of Dictyostelium discoideum AX4 chromosome 5 chromosome, whole genome shotgun sequence:
- the pks30 gene encoding beta-ketoacyl synthase family protein, giving the protein MVQNTDNNTYNQLIRDINDYDDAGSSGDVAVIGIGLRFPSGSLKESISKPNQLFNELLNGLDGIVTTSERWSDNYFLNGEIASKFAGLLPLDEWKQFDPIFFAINPSNDNVSSIDPQQRFLLKCVWEALEDSGIDPISLRGTNTSTFIGSSTIDYNNLQKSSFETQNNIFGSSTHSVANRIGYCFDFRGENLTIDTACSSSSNAINCGYNSIKSNKSNVSIVGGVNFILDPHISKSFTQLGLLSPTGRCHTFSSDADGYVRSEGVGIVVLKKLKDAIKDSNNIYCVIKGSSSNIDGNFDKLNFYSPSKSSQYENIKLAIKSTNGQINESDIDYCETHGTGTPTGDPIELEGISRVFNKAPATTNNNHKQVLIGSIKSNIGHTEACSGVASLIKCCLMFKNKLFLQNINFKEPNPLINFKEWGLKVVTEPIKFNENKSTVMLINNFGVTGSNVCLILSEFKNNLSRYGNGNGYHKMEIDNNLNEKKKYLIPLSSNSSTSLNNYKSSIIKHSNSNSSPTTTSFKEFVYNQIKFKSTSLIQKSVIIASDWNEFQDESNQIKLNNSDNLISNITVEKKKSPITVMVLCGQGSQYNKMALSLYDNEPIFRESVNRFDKELFKYYGYSVLDKLRSIDDKDLISIHQPILAQPANVIIQVSLYELYKHWGVSADIIIGHSLGEVSSPYCSGMIDFQTLCYLTYHRSVAQNRTTGTGRMLSVNISSDEFINKYQSTTKYKSLEIACYNSPTSIVIAGNEDLLNEITNEFKSNDIFCSMLGSLSSFHTSSQQMIKDEVCSLNISSKQPSIAVFSTVTTNLFNHQTSPFNANYVFDNIIQPVYFTQTITNLYKHIESNDMGNEITFIEVSPHPTLQYYLNQMKSTQSSYFNNGKNITIYSPLNKKKNDYNEFLKTISLLYVNNNFDINFKSQLINDNNNISNTTKLNNLPLYQWDDKEYFKLNSSLEKIKSEGPSINNLGNNTDSPYLSYQTFIDIKKSPFQWLKGHQVSDKFYYPGMGYVHNLLSIYPNQDITISSLEFKSPLVLTEGNNQCLQTIIAPLSKNEFNIKSHYKDQKTNQWILSSLGNFSLTKHNSITSNKLINIQSLKDKCNFTSMSKQDFYETIRIKTNLTYKGLFQGVKQCYIGNNCSLAIVSLNEIYNQKEYNHLINNNNMNTFFNAAILDTCLHGSLVAVTQPVVLDKIEAFKFYSSNIPLLNKNNNNNNSDDDSIKELYVFSDIKPRTNSQTYSVSVKVILPNGTLLVDISNVVCALVSLGSNPDSTIICKPPSNDIYTPYLQLKDSIINKPEQFKHLYSVDEFSVKEEDNQFISNELLLSLFYKHINNRSPSINLESLTTLEYNQFKQLYYNSLANENLFKFIFENLKRYSNILNHDNNHSNIKSKHEELYIRTTKIMAKQLFPLKDDDSITDTPQSLFESGFLDDFYKNSRVVQPLNNLLSEIIVETLKPILNEPIVFRILEAGGGTGSLSLLILEKICKLLNDNSTTSIINIEFTWSDVSASFFAEIKEKFSSFTNHNNLNIIYRVLDLEKPLLDQDLKASYYDFIVMSNVMHVVKKLKPTLNEIHNILTPNGQLLYIEPPYKSFYYDSIFGCFSQWWPSSDSDIELRPDRCCMKQEKWINLLNQCNYRDTIMSGNDNLLFLIQTRKPTINEIISEQSISLDQLNSFNNIILFCNNNNSNDKNRNSCSSSILDLIRSNQELKHKIININNYNEFQSWITNNQNKDDCNKTLIIFLKSIESTMNTFNFKEITFEYIQINQLILKLELSNNFKHLLLSLNSSTDNYLSSSIIGAARYFVEFPQLDLYILNYDNVSIENNQQLSLINYLINPNNNIQKEFTINNNKVYYERYCRRSNNIKSIFQSESFETNKDNLYIQLNSNLEYQLYSKKAELNSNEVEIEVKANGINYKDYLMYIGMIGTDLDIKYGKEYEIENGIGIDNPNIGNDFSGIITRLGSNVKKFKVGDQVCGIGSKTNSSHVIIDFNFIYYKPLNYNHSVSASIPSIYITSLHSIYSIGNLKSNESILIHSAAGGVGISSLDLLKSKQHQGYIFLTVGSKDKEEYLTKKYGSLITAIYSSRNKDYVYEIKNKLIELGVVEQNQQGVDIILNTLSSEYMDSNFQCLNMSGCIVDLSITHLTPNDYMTNNHYKFNMGYNNVEVVDFPSKLIKSYLKKIIKMINSNELELSVPIIEYSNNQFKDAIEYINQRKHIGKIIVNHNQDEFNRVYNNYQSNNNQIIMKHSYDISKLNIGKNILLTGQTGIVLEILKYLVKYSNHSIENIIILSKSKLKWELELLINQSKFKKDNNIKFHFNQIDIEDSNKVNQVLNQLELNENITNIDSIIHFAFMNDIGDVQQVDMNRLNNAHGAKTIGAINLHNQSINRSWNIKQFIMASSIVSIFGSDQQCCYVSACSVIDSLSKYRHSIGLPSLAINLGAISSTGFISRNNAIETMFKSSILKLFSPQLVISSLDLFIQNQHQYPNYCLSDFNFEVLPSTLTNHFLTKFDYQINISKKLSQIKSSSSGNGGDNNEIIRSTILNKICELLSIDESKINEDLQLTQYGMDSLVIVQLKNFIDNQIGHNLITIQQLQNNKINQSIEIIKSAHINNNKNKNNNNNNNLVKKEQQSLDEFIKNEIKLNESIISRPYSIKNILNNNNNKSIFLTGSTGFLGAYLLTELIKMDNISKIYCLIRNNSKLTNPIDVIINNLKKHQLIDMNKESPNQRLTKIINRTGNMSNDKLNSNIENSENNNKQISEDQLIKIIPMIGDVSKDKFGLTEQDYLKLSNECDIIINSAADLNLKSNYEESKTVNVDSINQVIKLSVSNNSSQKLIVHFSSIAVFINHQLKDGETFEETNILPNFYTTPIGYIQCKVISEKLLTNAAESRGIPSIIIRPPDIFSNPITGIGHSNDFVSLLLKVSKEIGYYPNIHKPIFTTPITTIAKTTIDLIFNENSWNQNKSKPISIYSLNGNSIEMKSIYEFLENKFNCKEIDYQEWIKLVSKSNGKSSKRYSAFHIHDNQNLLISTFKINSLFKMSNSTKELLISIGSYNHQDWEINESIILNNINSNSN; this is encoded by the exons atggtaCAAAATACAGATAATAATACttacaatcaattaataaggGATATAaatgattatgatgatgctggtagtagtggtgatGTTGCAgttattggtattggtttaAGATTTCCAAGTGGTAGtttaaaagaatcaatttccaaaccaaatcaattatttaatgaattattgaATGGATTGGATGGAATCGTTACAACTTCTGAAAGATGGTctgataattattttttaaatggtgaaATTGCTTCAAAGTTTGCTGGTTTACTTCCACTTGATGAATGGAAACAATTTGATCCAATCTTCTTTGCAATTAATCCAAGCAATGATAATGTCAGTTCAATAGACCCACAACaaagatttttattaaaat GTGTATGGGAAGCATTAGAAGATAGTGGTATTGATCCAATTAGTTTACGTGGTACCAATACAAGTACATTTATTGGTAGTAGTACtattgattataataatcttcaaaaatcatcatttgaaactcaaaataatatttttggtTCATCAACTCATTCCGTTGCAAATAGAATTGGTTATTGCTTTGATTTTAG aggtgaaaatttaacaattgatACAGCTTGTTCAAGTTCATCAAATGCAATTAATTGTGgatataattcaattaaatcaaataaatcaaatgtttcaattgttggtggtgttaattttatattag atcCACacatttcaaaatcatttacaCAATTAGGTCTTTTAAGTCCAACAGGTAGATGTCATACATTTTCATCGGATGCTGATGGTTATGTTCGTTCAGAAGGTGTTGGTATCGTtgtattaaagaaattaaaagatgcaatcaaagattcaaataatatctaTTGTGTAATCAAAGGATCAAGTTCAAATATCGATggtaattttgataaattaaacttttattCACCATCAAAATCATCTCAGTATGAAAATATCAAATTAGCAATCAAATCAACCAATGGTCAAATCAATGAATCTGATATTGATTATTGTGAAACTCATGGTACTGGTACTCCAACTGGTGATCCAATAGAATTAGAAGGTATATCAAGAGTTTTCAATAAAGCAccagcaacaacaaataataatcataaacaagttttaattggatcaattaaatcaaatattggGCATACTGAAG cATGTTCAGGAGTtgcatcattaattaaatgttgtttaatgtttaaaaataaactatttcttcaaaatattaatttcaaagaaccaaatccattaattaattttaaagaatgggGATTAAAAGTTGTCACtgaaccaattaaatttaatgaaaataaatcaactgtcatgttaattaataatttcggTGTTACTG gTTCAAATGtttgtttaatattatctgaatttaaaaataatcttaGTCGttatggtaatggtaatggttaTCACAAAAtggaaattgataataatttaaatgaaaaaaagaaatatttaataccACTCTCAAGCaattcatcaacatcattaaataattataaatcatcaataattaaacattcaaattcaaactcatcgccaacaacaacaagtttCAAAGAATTTGtatataatcaaattaaattcaaatcaacatcattaattcaaaaatcaGTTATAATCGCAAGTGATTGGAATGAATTTCAAGATGAAAgcaatcaaatcaaattaaataatagtgataatttaatttcaaatattacagttgaaaaaaagaaatcaccaATCACAGTAATGGTATTATGTGGTCAAGGTTcacaatataataaaatggcattatcattatatgaTAATGAACCAATATTTAGAGAATCTGTCAATAGATTCGATAAAGAgttattcaaatattatgGTTATTCAGTTTTAGATAAATTAAgatcaattgatgataaagatttaatatcaattcaTCAACCAATTTTAGCACAACCTGCAAATGTTATCATTCAAGTATCACTCTATGAATTATATAAACATTGGGGTGTTTCAGCAGATATTATCATTGGTCATTCTCTTGGTGAAGTATCATCGCCATATTGTTCAGGTATGATTGATTTTCAAACATTATGTTACTTGACTTACCATAGATCAGTAGCTCAAAATAGAACCACAGGTACAGGTAGAATGTTATCAGTTAATATTAGTTCAGATgaattcattaataaatatcaatCTACAACTAAATATAAATCATTAGAAATTGCATGTTACAATTCACCAACATCAATCGTTATCGCAGGTAATGAAGacttattaaatgaaattaccaatgaattcaaatcaaatgatatCTTTTGTTCAATGTTAggatcattatcatcatttcaTACATCAAGTCAACAAATGATTAAAGATGAAGTATGttcattaaatatttcatcGAAACAACCATCGATAGCAGTATTTTCAACAGTTACAACCAATTTATTCAATCATCAAACTTCACCATTCAATGCAAATTAtgtatttgataatattattcaaCCAGTATATTTCACacaaacaattacaaatctTTACAAACATATCGAATCAAATGATATGGGTAATGAAATTACATTCATTGAAGTTTCACCACATCCAACATTACAATATTacttaaatcaaatgaaatcaaCTCAATCAAGTTactttaataatggtaaaaacATTACAATCTATTcaccattaaataaaaagaagaatGATTATAATGAATTCTTAAAGACAATCTCTTTATTATAtgtcaataataattttgatattaatttcaaatcacAATTAATCAatgacaacaacaacattagTAACACAaccaaattaaataatttaccactTTACCAATGGGATGATAAAGAATACTTTAAACTAAACTCATCACttgaaaagattaaaagTGAAGGTCCATCCATTAATAACCTTGGTAATAATACAGATTCACCATATCTATCATATCAAACATTTATCGATATCAAGAAATCACCATTCCAATGGTTAAAAGGTCATCAAGTTAGTGATAAATTCTATTATCCAGGAATGGGATATGttcataatttattatcaatttatcCAAATCAAGATATTACAATTAGCTCATTAgaatttaaatcaccattaGTATTAACAGAAGGTAATAATCAATGTTTACAAACTATAATTGCACCATTATCAAAGAAtgaattcaatattaaaagtcATTACAAAgatcaaaaaacaaatcaatggATATTATCATCTCTTGGTAATTTTAGTTTAACCAAACATAACAGTATCACCAGtaacaaattaattaatattcaatcattaaaagataaatgtAATTTTACAAGCATGTCAAAACAAGATTTTTATGAAactattagaattaaaacaaatttaacatACAAAGGTTTATTTCAAGGTGTAAAACAATGTTATATCGGTAATAATTGTTCATTAGCAATAGtatcattaaatgaaatttataatcaaaaagaatataatcatttgatcaacaataacaatatgaATACATTCTTTAATGCAGCAATTTTAGATACTTGTTTACATGGGTCATTAGTTGCAGTTACACAACCAGTCGTacttgataaaattgaagcTTTCAAATTTTACTCTTCAAATAttccattattaaataaaaataacaacaataataatagtgatgatgatagtattaaagaattatatgTTTTTTCAGATATTAAACCAAGAACCAATTCTCAAACATATTCAGTATCAGTTAAAGTCATACTTCCAAATGGTACATTATTAGTTGATATCTCAAATGTAGTTTGCGCTTTAGTTTCACTTGGCTCCAATCCTGATAGCACAATAATTTGTAAGCCACCATCAAATGATATCTATACACCATATcttcaattaaaagattctATCATTAACAAACCTGAACAATTCAAACATTTATATAGTGTGGATGAATTTAGTGTCAAAGAAGAAGATAATCAATtcatttcaaatgaattattattgtcattattttataaacacATTAATAATAGATCTCCAAGTATTAATTTAGAATCATTAACAACATTAGAATATAATCAATTCaaacaattatattataatagttTAGCAAATGAAaatcttttcaaattcatttttgaaaatttaaagagaTATAGTAATATTCTTAACCATGACAATAATCACAGTAATATTAAATCCAAACATGAAGAGTTATATATTAGAACAACTAAAATAATGGCAAAACAGCTATTCCCATTAAAAGATGATGATTCCATTACAGATACACCacaatcattatttgaaagtGGTTTTTTAGATGACTTTTATAAGAATTCAAGAGTAGTTCAACCattgaataatttattaagtgAAATTATAGTCGAAACTctaaaaccaattttaaatgaaccaATTGTATTTCGTATATTAGAAGCAGGTGGCGGTACTGGTAGTCttagtttattaattttagaaaagatttgtaaattattaaacgATAATAGTACAACATCAATCATTAATATAGAATTTACATGGAGTGATGTATCTGCATCATTTTTtgctgaaattaaagaaaagttttcatcatttacaaatcataacaatttaaatattatctaTCGTGTATTAGATTTAGAGAAACCATTATTAGATCAAGATCTTAAAGCATCCTATTATGATTTCATTGTAATGTCAAATGTTATGCATGTCGTTAAGAAACTCAAACCaacattaaatgaaattcatAATATATTAACACCAAATGGTCAACTTTTATATATAGAACCACCATacaaatcattttattatgaTTCAATTTTCGGTTGTTTTTCACAATGGTGGCCATCCTCTGATAGTGATATCGAATTAAGACCTGATAGATGTTGTATGAAACAAGAGAAATGGATCAACCTTTTAAATCAATGTAATTATAGAGATACAATAATGTctggtaatgataatttactatttttaattcaaactAGAAAACcaacaattaatgaaatcatttcagaacaatcaatatcattagatcaattaaattctttcaataatatcattttattttgcaataataataatagtaatgataaaaatagaaatagttGCAGCAGTAGTATTCTTGATTTAATAAGATCAAATCAAGaattaaaacataaaatcattaatattaataattataatgaattTCAATCATGGATcacaaataatcaaaataaagatgattgtaataaaacattaataatatttttaaaatcaattgaatcaacaatgaatacttttaatttcaaagaaatcaCATTTGAATACATtcaaattaatcaattaatattaaaattagaattatcaaataatttcaaacatttattattatcattaaattcaagcactgataattatttatcatcatcaattattgGTGCTGCTCGTTATTTCGTTGAATTCCCACAATTagatttatatattttaaattatgataatgtttcaattgaaaataatcaacaattatcattaatcaattatttaatcaatccaaataataatattcaaaaagaatttacaattaataataataaagtataCTATGAAAGATATTGTAGAagatcaaataatattaaaagtatATTCCAATCTGAATCATTTGAAACcaataaagataatttatatattcaattaaattcaaatttagaatATCAATTATATAGTAAAAAAGctgaattaaattcaaatgaagtAGAGATAGAAGTTAAGGCAAATGgtataaattataaagattatttaatgtATATTGGCATGATTGGTACAGATTTAGATATTAAATATGGTAAAGAgtatgaaattgaaaatggtattggtattgataATCCAAACATTGGTAATGACTTTAGTGGTATAATTACAAGATTAGGTAGTAAtgtaaagaaatttaaagttGGTGATCAAGTTTGTGGTATTGgttcaaaaacaaatagtTCACATGTTATTAtagatttcaattttatttattataaaccattaaattataatcattCAGTTTCAGCATCAATACCATCTATTTATATTACATCATTACATAGTATCTATAgtattggtaatttaaaatcaaatgaatcaattttaattcattcagCAGCAGGTGGTGTCGGTATATCATctttagatttattaaaaagtaaaCAACATCAAggttatatatttttaacagTTGGttcaaaagataaagaagaaTACTTAACAAAGAAATATGGATCATTAATTACTGCTATCTATTCATCTCGTAATAAAGATTATGTTTACGAGATtaagaataaattaatagaatTAGGTGTAGTtgaacaaaatcaacaaggtgtagatataatattaaatacatTATCATCAGAGTATATGGATTCAAATTTCCAATGTTTAAATATGTCAGGATGTATCGTTGATTTAAGTATCACCCATCTCACACCAAATGATTATATGACAAACAATCATTACAAGTTTAATATGGGTTACAATAACGTAGAAGTCGTAGATTTCCCAAGCAAATTAATCAAAAgctatttaaagaaaattatcaaaatgatcaattcaaatgaattagAGTTAAGTGTACCAATCAttgaatattcaaataatcaatttaaagatgcaattgaatatataaatcaaagaaaacaTATTGGTAAAATCATTGTTAATCATAATCAAGATGAATTTAATAgagtttataataattatcaaagTAATAACAATCAAATCATAATGAAACATTCATatgatatttcaaaattaaatattggtaaaaatattttactcACTGGTCAAACTGGTATTGTtttagaaatattaaaatatttggttaaatattcaaaccattcaattgaaaatattataatactttcaaaatcaaaattaaaatgggaattagaattattaatcaatcaaagcaaatttaaaaaagataataatattaaattccaTTTCAATCAAATCGATATTGAAGATTCAAATAAAGTTAATCAagtattaaatcaattagaattaaatgaaaatattacaaatattGATTCAATCATTCATTTTGCATTTATGAATGATATTGGTGATGTTCAACAAGTTGATATGAATCGTTTAAATAATGCACATGGTGCTAAAACAATTGGAGCAATCAATCTTcacaatcaatcaattaatcGTTCATGGAATATCAAACAATTTATAATGGCATCATCAATAGTTTCAATATTTGGATCAGATCAACAATGTTGTTATGTTAGTGCATGTAGTGTTATCGATTCATTATCAAAGTATAGACATTCAATTGGATTACCATCTTTAGCCATTAATTTAGGTGCGATATCATCAACTGGTTTCATATCACGTAATAATGCAATTGAAACAATGTTCAAGagttcaattttaaaactattctCACCTCAACTCGTTATTAGTTCATTAGATTTATTcattcaaaatcaacatcaataTCCTAACTATTGCTTATCAGATTTCAATTTTGAAGTTTTACCATCAACTTTAACAAATCATTTCCTAACAAAATTCgattatcaaattaatatttctaaaaaattaagcCAAATCAAATCTTCTTCtagtggtaatggtggtgataataatgaaattattcgttcaacaattttaaataagatttgtgaattattatcaattgatgaatcTAAAATCAATGAAGACCTTCAACTCACACAATATGGTATGGATAGCTTAGTGATTgtacaattaaagaattttatcGATAATCAAATAGGTCATAATCTTATCAcaattcaacaattacaaaataataaaatcaatcaatcaattgaaattattaaatcggctcatatcaataataacaaaaacaaaaataacaataataataacaatttagttaaaaaagaacaacaatcacttgatgaatttattaaaaatgaaattaaattaaatgaatcaatcatttcaagaccatattcaattaaaaatatattaaataataataataataaatcaatattccTAACAGGTTCAACAGGATTTTTGGGTGCATATTTATTAacagaattaattaaaatggaCAATATCTcaaaaatttattgtttaattagaaataattcaaaattaacaaatcCAATCgatgtaattattaataatttaaaaaaacatcaaTTAATAGATATGAACAAAGAATCACCAAATCAAAgattaacaaaaataatcaatcgTACAGGTAATATgtcaaatgataaattaaatagtaatattgaaaacagtgaaaataacaataaacaaataagtgaagatcaattaattaaaatcattccAATGATTGGTGATGTCTCAAAAGATAAATTTGGTTTGACTGAacaagattatttaaaactttcaaatgaatgtgatattattataaattcagcagcagatttaaatttaaaatcaaattatgaAGAAAGTAAAACTGTAAATGTTGACAGCATCAATCAAGTTATAAAATTATcagtttcaaataatagCTCACAAAAGTTAATAGTTCATTTTTCATCAATTGCAGTATTTATtaatcatcaattaaaagatggAGAAACATTTGAAGAAACAAATATATTACCAAATTTTTATACTACACCAATTGGATATATTCAATGTAAAGTTATTTCAGagaaattattaacaaaCGCAGCAGAATCAAGAGGTATACCATCAATCATTATTAGACCACCTG ATATATTCTCAAATCCAATAACAGGTATAGGTCATTCAAATGATTTCGTATcacttttattaaaagtttcAAAAGAGATTGGTTATTATCCAAATATTCATAAACCAATTTTCACAACTCCAATTACAACTATAGCTAAAACcacaattgatttaatattcaaTGAAAACAGTTGgaatcaaaataaatcaaaaccaatttcaatttacagtttaaatggtaattcaattgaaatgaaatcaatttatgagtttttagaaaataaatttaattgcaaAGAAATCGATTACCAAGAATGGATTAAATtagtttcaaaatcaaatggaAAATCATCAAAAAGATATTCAGCATTCCACATTCAtgataatcaaaatttattgatatcaacttttaaaatcaatagtTTATTCAAAATGTCAAATAGCacaaaagaattattaatttcaattggttcatATAATCATCAAGATTGggaaattaatgaatcaatcattttaaataatattaatagtaacagtaactaa